The Burkholderia cepacia genome includes a region encoding these proteins:
- a CDS encoding DUF2288 domain-containing protein produces MSSEHESAAGASHSPLYAKLLGETAKIDWCDLERFFAQGKLLSVARDLDLVSVAEAIASDDKEQVTRWLAAGHVARMEADTAQDYAARNPELWAVVVSPWVCVQERA; encoded by the coding sequence ATGTCCTCCGAACACGAATCCGCTGCGGGCGCGTCGCACAGCCCGCTCTACGCCAAACTCCTCGGCGAAACCGCCAAGATCGACTGGTGCGATCTCGAACGCTTCTTCGCACAGGGCAAGCTGCTATCCGTAGCGCGCGACCTCGATCTCGTCAGCGTCGCCGAGGCGATCGCCAGCGACGACAAGGAACAGGTCACCCGCTGGCTTGCCGCCGGCCACGTCGCCCGCATGGAGGCGGACACCGCACAGGACTACGCGGCGCGCAACCCGGAGCTGTGGGCGGTCGTCGTCTCGCCGTGGGTCTGCGTGCAGGAACGCGCCTGA
- the sixA gene encoding phosphohistidine phosphatase SixA, translated as MMNLILWRHAEAEDYATSDLARQLTARGRKDAQAMAKWLRGRLETNTVILASPAARTVQTVEALTDQYRTVDALAPGGSVDDVLAAAGWPDGIAPTVVIVGHQPTLGSVAAQLIAGGDDSWSVKKGGIVWLASRTRDGSRQAVLRAVLTPDLV; from the coding sequence ATGATGAACCTGATCCTGTGGCGCCACGCCGAAGCCGAAGACTACGCGACGAGCGATCTCGCGCGGCAGTTGACCGCCCGCGGCCGCAAGGACGCGCAGGCGATGGCCAAGTGGCTGCGTGGCCGGCTCGAGACGAACACCGTGATCCTCGCGAGCCCGGCGGCCCGCACCGTGCAGACCGTCGAGGCGCTGACCGACCAGTACCGGACGGTCGATGCGCTCGCGCCGGGCGGCAGCGTCGACGACGTGCTGGCGGCAGCCGGCTGGCCGGACGGCATCGCGCCGACGGTCGTGATCGTCGGCCACCAGCCGACGCTCGGCAGCGTCGCCGCGCAACTGATCGCCGGCGGCGACGACAGCTGGAGCGTCAAGAAGGGCGGAATCGTGTGGCTCGCGAGCCGCACGCGTGACGGCAGCCGGCAGGCCGTGCTGCGGGCCGTCCTGACGCCCGATCTGGTTTGA
- a CDS encoding beta-ketoacyl-ACP synthase produces MKRVVVTGMGGVTAFGDTWPEIDARLKGAANAVRRIAAWDCYESLHTRLACPLPGFVQPAHYPRKKTRSMGPVSMYAVRASELALADAGLADDPSIKDGRMGVAYGSSSGSVEPIRAFGAMLETGSMRDVTSNSYVQMMPHTTAVNVSLFWDLKGRIVPTSSACASGSQAIGYAYEAIATGKQTLMLAGGAEELSGPAVAVFDTLYATSTRNDEAGLTPRPFDVDRDGLVVGEGAATLVLEEYEHALARGATIHAEVVGFGCNSDGAHITQPTAETMAIAMRLALRDAGLDPAAIAYVNAHGTSTDRGDVAESHATASVFGERMPISSLKSYVGHTLGACGALEAWWTIEMMKRNAYAPTLNLENVDPACAALDYIVGAARAIDAEFVMSNNFAFGGINTSLIFRRIAA; encoded by the coding sequence ATGAAGCGGGTGGTCGTGACGGGAATGGGCGGCGTGACCGCGTTCGGCGACACGTGGCCGGAGATCGACGCGCGCCTGAAGGGCGCAGCCAACGCCGTGCGGCGCATCGCGGCGTGGGATTGCTACGAGTCGCTGCACACGCGGCTCGCGTGCCCGCTGCCGGGCTTCGTGCAGCCCGCGCATTATCCGCGCAAGAAGACGCGCTCGATGGGGCCGGTGTCGATGTATGCGGTGCGGGCGAGCGAGCTCGCGCTCGCCGACGCCGGTCTCGCGGACGATCCGTCGATCAAGGACGGCAGGATGGGCGTCGCGTACGGGTCGTCGTCGGGCTCGGTCGAGCCGATCCGCGCGTTCGGCGCGATGCTCGAAACGGGTTCGATGCGCGACGTGACGTCGAACAGCTACGTGCAGATGATGCCGCACACGACGGCCGTCAACGTCAGCCTGTTCTGGGACCTGAAAGGCCGGATCGTGCCGACGTCGTCCGCGTGCGCGTCGGGCAGCCAGGCGATCGGCTACGCGTACGAAGCGATCGCGACCGGCAAGCAGACGCTGATGCTCGCGGGCGGCGCGGAGGAGCTGTCGGGCCCGGCGGTCGCGGTGTTCGACACGCTGTACGCGACCAGCACGCGCAATGACGAGGCCGGGCTGACGCCGCGCCCGTTCGACGTCGATCGCGACGGGCTCGTGGTCGGCGAGGGGGCGGCTACGCTCGTGCTCGAGGAATACGAGCACGCGCTCGCGCGCGGCGCGACGATTCACGCGGAGGTGGTCGGCTTCGGCTGCAATTCCGACGGCGCGCACATCACGCAGCCGACGGCCGAGACGATGGCGATCGCGATGCGGCTCGCGCTGCGCGACGCCGGGCTCGATCCGGCGGCGATCGCGTATGTGAACGCGCACGGCACGTCGACCGATCGCGGCGACGTCGCCGAGAGTCATGCGACCGCGTCGGTGTTCGGCGAGCGCATGCCGATCAGCTCGCTGAAGAGCTACGTCGGCCACACGCTCGGCGCCTGCGGCGCGCTCGAGGCGTGGTGGACGATCGAGATGATGAAGCGCAACGCGTATGCGCCGACGCTGAACCTGGAGAACGTCGATCCCGCGTGCGCGGCGCTCGACTACATCGTCGGCGCGGCGCGCGCGATCGATGCCGAGTTCGTGATGAGCAACAACTTCGCGTTCGGCGGGATCAACACGTCGTTGATCTTCCGGCGCATCGCCGCGTGA
- a CDS encoding acyl-CoA synthetase: MLPATDRYDDLLSRFAWDVPARYNIGVDVCDKWADGSGRLALIHETAQGDVSRITFDDLRDASNRLANSFVRAGLRRGDRIGIFLAQGPETAIAHLAAYKLGAIAVPLFTLFGADALEYRLANSEAAALVTDAPGYAKIAPLRAQLPALRTLYCIGDDAPESPCVLRYDAALAAETPDFVPADTAADDPALIIYTSGTTGKPKGALHAHRVLPGHLPGVEMSQQCFPRDARLFWTPADWAWIGGLLDVLLPSWHHGVPVLARRFEKFDGDAAFALMARHGVTHAFLPPTALKLMRTVPAPRERYTLSLKSVASGGETLGTELTAWGRDALGVTINEFYGQTECNMVLSSCAALFDAQPGAIGKAVPGHAVAIVDADGTPLPPGVEGRIAVRRPDPVMFLGYWRNADATRDKFAGDYLLTGDTGTIDADGFVRFVGRDDDVITSAGYRIGPGPIEDCLLTHPAVRMAAVVGVPDATRTEIVKAFVVLNPGHTGGDALVQALQAHVRTRLAAHEYPRAIAFVDNLPMTATGKIVRRALRDA; this comes from the coding sequence ATGCTGCCCGCCACCGACCGCTACGACGACCTGCTCTCCCGCTTCGCGTGGGACGTTCCGGCCCGCTACAACATCGGTGTGGACGTCTGCGACAAATGGGCGGACGGCAGCGGACGCCTCGCGCTGATCCACGAAACGGCGCAAGGCGACGTGTCCCGCATCACGTTCGACGACCTGAGGGATGCCTCTAACCGGCTCGCGAACAGCTTCGTGCGCGCCGGCCTGCGGCGCGGCGACCGCATCGGCATCTTTCTCGCGCAGGGCCCGGAAACGGCCATCGCGCACCTCGCCGCGTACAAGCTCGGCGCCATCGCGGTGCCGCTGTTCACGTTGTTCGGCGCCGATGCGCTCGAATACCGGCTCGCGAACAGCGAGGCGGCCGCGCTCGTTACCGATGCGCCCGGCTACGCGAAAATCGCCCCGCTGCGCGCGCAGCTGCCGGCACTGCGGACGCTCTACTGCATCGGCGACGATGCGCCCGAGTCTCCCTGCGTGCTGCGCTACGACGCGGCGCTCGCCGCCGAAACGCCCGATTTCGTGCCGGCCGATACGGCCGCCGACGATCCGGCGCTCATCATCTATACGTCCGGCACGACGGGCAAGCCGAAAGGCGCGCTGCATGCCCATCGCGTGCTGCCGGGCCACCTGCCGGGCGTCGAAATGTCGCAGCAGTGCTTCCCGCGCGACGCGCGCCTGTTCTGGACACCCGCCGACTGGGCATGGATCGGCGGCCTGCTCGACGTGCTGCTGCCGTCATGGCATCACGGCGTGCCCGTGCTCGCCCGCCGCTTCGAGAAATTCGACGGCGACGCCGCGTTCGCGCTGATGGCCCGGCACGGCGTCACCCACGCGTTCCTGCCGCCTACCGCGCTGAAGCTGATGCGCACCGTCCCGGCGCCGCGCGAACGCTACACGCTGTCGCTGAAATCGGTCGCGAGCGGCGGAGAGACGCTCGGCACCGAACTGACGGCCTGGGGACGCGACGCGCTCGGCGTGACGATCAACGAGTTCTACGGGCAAACCGAGTGCAACATGGTGCTGTCGTCGTGCGCGGCGCTGTTCGATGCGCAGCCTGGCGCAATCGGCAAGGCGGTACCCGGCCATGCGGTCGCGATCGTCGACGCCGACGGCACGCCGCTGCCGCCCGGCGTCGAAGGGCGCATCGCGGTGCGCCGCCCCGATCCGGTGATGTTCCTCGGATACTGGCGCAACGCCGACGCGACCCGCGACAAGTTCGCGGGCGACTACCTGCTCACCGGCGATACAGGCACGATCGACGCCGACGGTTTCGTCCGCTTCGTCGGCCGCGACGACGACGTGATCACGAGCGCCGGCTACCGGATCGGCCCGGGCCCGATCGAGGACTGCCTGCTCACGCATCCGGCGGTGCGGATGGCGGCCGTGGTCGGCGTACCCGACGCGACGCGCACCGAGATCGTCAAGGCGTTCGTCGTGCTGAATCCCGGTCACACGGGGGGCGACGCGCTCGTGCAGGCGCTGCAGGCGCACGTGCGCACGCGCCTCGCCGCGCACGAGTATCCACGCGCGATCGCATTCGTCGACAACCTGCCGATGACCGCGACCGGCAAGATCGTGCGCCGCGCGCTGCGCGACGCGTGA
- a CDS encoding GNAT family N-acetyltransferase, producing MRELPTPTLPFASLPLDTSRRHLPRAAETVTSEYRLRAAWARTEDELREAQRLRYSVFAEEMGAQVSGPSGLDVDPFDAYCDHLLVRDLDTLKVVGTYRVLPPHQAARVGRLYAEGEFDLSRLTHLRGKMVEVGRSCVHSDYRSGAVIMALWGGLGTYMMQNGYETMLGCASVSMADGGHYAANLYQSLPASALTDPEYRAFPHTALPVDELQTGTVVAPPPLIKGYLRLGAKICGAPAWDPDFNCADFLTLFRLSDINARYARHFLG from the coding sequence ATGCGAGAACTGCCGACGCCTACGCTCCCTTTTGCCTCGCTGCCCCTCGACACGTCGCGGCGCCACCTGCCGCGCGCTGCTGAAACCGTCACATCGGAGTATCGCCTGCGCGCCGCGTGGGCGCGTACGGAAGACGAACTGCGCGAAGCCCAGCGCCTGCGTTACAGCGTGTTCGCCGAAGAGATGGGCGCGCAGGTCAGCGGCCCCTCCGGTCTCGACGTCGATCCGTTCGATGCGTACTGCGACCACCTGCTGGTTCGCGATCTCGACACCCTGAAGGTCGTCGGCACGTATCGCGTGCTGCCGCCGCACCAGGCGGCGCGTGTCGGCCGCCTGTACGCCGAGGGCGAATTCGACCTGTCGCGTCTTACGCACCTGCGCGGCAAGATGGTCGAGGTCGGCCGCTCGTGCGTGCACAGCGACTACCGCAGCGGTGCCGTCATCATGGCGCTGTGGGGCGGCCTTGGCACGTACATGATGCAGAACGGTTACGAGACGATGCTCGGCTGCGCGAGCGTGTCGATGGCCGACGGCGGTCACTATGCGGCGAACCTGTACCAGTCGCTGCCGGCCAGCGCACTGACCGACCCCGAGTATCGTGCGTTCCCGCATACGGCCCTGCCGGTCGACGAATTGCAGACGGGCACCGTCGTGGCGCCGCCGCCGCTGATCAAGGGTTACCTGCGTCTCGGCGCGAAGATCTGCGGTGCGCCGGCCTGGGATCCCGACTTCAACTGCGCGGATTTCCTGACGCTGTTCCGTTTGTCCGACATCAACGCGCGCTACGCCCGCCACTTCCTGGGCTGA
- a CDS encoding NAD(P)/FAD-dependent oxidoreductase, which yields MNEMKSEQLNVDVAIIGAGPSGAVAAGLLRKAGRSVLVLERQHFPRFSIGESLLPQSMHYLDEAGMLQAVVEAGFQFKNGAYFVHRDRMSAFDFREKTTPGWGTAYQVERAAFDDLLIRCAAQQGADVRFGHTVRAFMPGDRPQLDVVDEAGRDYRVHASFVLDASGFGRVLPRLLDLEAPTRMPTRAALFSHVEDRLPAGATDRDKICIAVHPERRDVWFWMIPLTNGRSSVGCVAEAAFLDVPEARREALLRELLQTEPTLARLVGEKPFVMPVRHIGGYAANVERLHGPGYALLGNAGEFLDPIFSSGVTIAMRSSHLAVQALERQWRGEAVDWQRDYDVALRKGIDTFRAFVEKWYSGDLQDIVFHDDKAPEVKRMVCAILAGYAWDESNPFVRDPVRRLEVLAEICRPAPHGDATP from the coding sequence ATGAATGAGATGAAATCGGAGCAATTGAACGTCGACGTCGCGATCATCGGCGCGGGGCCTTCCGGCGCGGTGGCCGCGGGGCTGTTGCGCAAGGCGGGACGGTCGGTGCTCGTGCTGGAGCGCCAGCATTTTCCGCGCTTTTCGATCGGCGAGAGCCTGTTGCCGCAGAGCATGCATTACCTCGACGAGGCGGGCATGCTGCAGGCCGTCGTGGAGGCGGGCTTCCAGTTCAAGAACGGCGCATATTTCGTGCATCGCGATCGCATGTCGGCGTTCGATTTCCGCGAGAAGACGACGCCGGGCTGGGGCACCGCGTACCAGGTGGAGCGCGCGGCATTCGACGACCTGCTGATCCGCTGCGCGGCGCAGCAGGGCGCCGACGTGCGGTTCGGCCATACGGTGCGTGCGTTCATGCCGGGCGACCGGCCGCAGCTCGACGTCGTCGACGAAGCGGGGCGCGACTATCGCGTGCACGCGTCGTTCGTGCTGGACGCGAGCGGCTTCGGCCGCGTGCTGCCGCGGCTGCTCGATCTCGAGGCGCCCACCCGCATGCCGACGCGCGCGGCGCTGTTCTCGCACGTCGAGGATCGCCTGCCGGCGGGGGCGACCGATCGCGACAAGATCTGCATCGCGGTGCATCCGGAGCGGCGCGACGTGTGGTTCTGGATGATTCCATTGACGAACGGCCGCTCGTCGGTCGGCTGCGTCGCCGAAGCGGCGTTCCTCGACGTGCCGGAAGCGCGGCGCGAAGCGCTGTTGCGCGAGCTGTTGCAGACCGAGCCGACGCTTGCCCGTCTCGTCGGCGAGAAGCCGTTCGTGATGCCGGTGCGCCATATCGGCGGCTATGCGGCCAACGTCGAGCGGCTGCACGGCCCCGGCTATGCGCTGCTCGGCAATGCCGGCGAGTTTCTCGATCCGATCTTCTCGTCGGGCGTCACGATCGCGATGCGCTCGTCGCATCTGGCGGTGCAGGCGCTCGAACGGCAGTGGCGCGGCGAAGCGGTGGACTGGCAGCGGGATTACGACGTCGCGCTGCGCAAGGGCATCGATACGTTCCGTGCGTTCGTCGAGAAATGGTATTCGGGCGACCTGCAGGACATTGTCTTCCACGACGACAAGGCGCCGGAAGTGAAGCGCATGGTCTGCGCGATCCTCGCCGGCTATGCATGGGACGAGTCGAATCCGTTCGTGCGCGATCCGGTTCGGCGTCTCGAGGTGCTGGCGGAAATCTGCCGTCCGGCCCCGCATGGCGACGCGACGCCCTGA
- a CDS encoding MATE family efflux transporter: MSESALSPAAGAHPTDVSHQRVLALAFPIVLANLTQPILGAVDTAVAGHLDGAQYLGGVALGGLFFNFVFWGFGFLRMGTTGLVAQAHGAGDAAGIRLNVLRALIVAFALGATVLALQVPLLSFALSALGGSEAVRATALSYSHARIWSAPFALANYVVLGYLLGMQRVRLALVAQVFINAVNIGAVLLYVYGFGWGIAGIGAATATADACGFALGAWMLWRLRPRGLPALAARALVDRAALMRLVALNRDIFLRTLCLLGAFGWFAHLGAKQGDATLAANALLLNFQTFMAYGLDGFAHAAEALVGAAAGARDRGAFRQAVRVTLLWSALGALLFALVYWAAGGWIVARLTDQATIRAVADRYLPWAAISPIVSVWGFLLDGVFIGATQTRALLRAMVVSFAVFAAAALTLVGPFGNHGLWFALLLFMAARGATLARYLPGLSARIGGDARAAPTSAA; the protein is encoded by the coding sequence ATGTCCGAATCCGCCTTGTCGCCCGCGGCCGGCGCGCACCCGACCGATGTGTCGCATCAGCGCGTCCTCGCGCTCGCGTTTCCGATCGTCCTGGCGAACCTGACGCAGCCGATCCTCGGCGCCGTCGACACGGCCGTCGCCGGCCACCTCGACGGCGCGCAGTATCTCGGCGGCGTCGCGCTCGGCGGGCTGTTCTTCAATTTCGTGTTCTGGGGATTCGGTTTCCTGCGGATGGGGACGACCGGTCTCGTCGCGCAGGCGCACGGGGCCGGCGACGCCGCCGGGATCCGCCTGAACGTACTGCGCGCGCTGATCGTCGCGTTCGCGCTCGGCGCCACGGTGCTGGCGCTGCAGGTGCCGCTGCTGTCGTTCGCGCTGTCGGCGCTCGGCGGCAGCGAGGCCGTCCGGGCGACGGCGCTGTCCTACAGCCACGCGCGGATCTGGAGCGCACCGTTCGCGCTCGCGAACTACGTGGTGCTCGGCTACCTGCTCGGTATGCAGCGCGTGCGGCTCGCGCTCGTCGCGCAGGTGTTCATCAATGCGGTCAACATCGGCGCCGTGCTGCTCTACGTGTACGGCTTCGGCTGGGGCATTGCCGGCATCGGCGCCGCGACGGCCACGGCCGACGCATGCGGCTTCGCGCTCGGCGCATGGATGCTGTGGCGGCTACGGCCGCGCGGCCTGCCGGCGCTCGCGGCGCGCGCGCTCGTCGATCGCGCCGCGCTCATGCGCCTCGTCGCATTGAATCGCGACATCTTCCTGCGCACTTTGTGCCTGCTCGGCGCATTCGGCTGGTTCGCGCACCTCGGTGCGAAACAAGGCGATGCGACGCTCGCGGCAAACGCGCTGCTGCTGAATTTCCAGACGTTCATGGCGTACGGCCTCGACGGTTTCGCGCATGCGGCCGAGGCACTCGTCGGCGCGGCGGCCGGCGCACGCGACCGCGGCGCCTTCCGGCAGGCCGTGCGCGTGACCCTGCTCTGGTCGGCGCTCGGCGCGCTGCTGTTCGCGCTCGTGTACTGGGCCGCCGGCGGCTGGATCGTCGCGCGCCTGACCGACCAGGCGACGATCCGCGCGGTTGCGGATCGCTACCTGCCGTGGGCCGCGATTTCGCCGATCGTGTCGGTCTGGGGCTTCCTGCTCGACGGCGTCTTCATCGGCGCGACGCAGACCCGCGCGCTGCTGCGCGCGATGGTCGTGTCGTTCGCGGTGTTCGCGGCCGCCGCGCTCACCCTCGTCGGCCCGTTCGGCAATCACGGCCTCTGGTTCGCGCTGCTGCTGTTCATGGCCGCGCGCGGCGCGACGCTGGCACGCTACCTGCCCGGCTTGTCGGCGCGGATCGGCGGCGACGCGCGGGCGGCGCCGACATCCGCCGCATAG
- a CDS encoding class I SAM-dependent methyltransferase, whose product MSSSRPHAAAYVPETAFGVWFLRTHTWEHHVLRVAINDLKRLITTPLPAAPVILDAGCGQGKSFRLLNDAFSPRKIVGIECHDESLAHATEAARHCGAAVDLHRADCAQLPLADASVDIVFCHQTFHHLVEQERALAEFRRVLKPNGLLLFAESTDAYIKSWVIRLLFRHPMHVQKSADGYLAMLRDGGFSFDERNVSLPYLWWSRAKDFGLLERIGLYTPKPGKRRETLVNVVARKPA is encoded by the coding sequence ATGTCGTCATCCCGCCCGCACGCTGCAGCTTACGTTCCCGAAACGGCCTTCGGCGTCTGGTTCCTGCGCACGCACACCTGGGAACATCACGTGCTGCGGGTGGCCATCAACGACCTGAAGCGGCTCATTACGACGCCGCTGCCGGCCGCCCCGGTCATCCTCGACGCGGGCTGCGGCCAGGGCAAGTCGTTCAGGCTCCTGAACGATGCGTTCTCGCCGCGCAAGATCGTCGGCATCGAATGCCACGACGAATCGCTCGCCCATGCGACGGAAGCGGCCCGGCACTGCGGCGCCGCCGTCGACCTGCACCGCGCGGACTGCGCGCAGCTGCCGCTGGCCGACGCGAGCGTCGACATCGTGTTCTGTCACCAGACCTTCCACCACCTCGTCGAGCAGGAGCGCGCGCTGGCCGAGTTTCGCCGCGTGCTGAAGCCGAACGGCCTGCTGCTGTTCGCCGAATCGACCGACGCCTACATCAAGTCGTGGGTCATCCGGCTGCTGTTCCGGCACCCGATGCACGTGCAGAAGAGCGCGGACGGCTATCTCGCGATGCTGCGCGACGGCGGCTTCTCGTTCGACGAGCGGAACGTATCGCTGCCGTACCTGTGGTGGAGCCGCGCGAAGGACTTCGGCCTGCTCGAGCGCATCGGCCTCTACACCCCCAAGCCCGGCAAGCGCCGCGAAACGCTCGTCAACGTGGTCGCGCGCAAGCCCGCGTGA
- a CDS encoding aldose epimerase has product MPTFQQHDIHELHAGPSLVRVAPQFGGRLLSWDVDGEPVIFWPETADWSNLARVRGGNPLLFPFLGRHRVDGELGRWRDAAGVVRDLPMHGFARDLPFAAQPSADGAALSMTLGATDALKAGYPFDFRFETTYRLADSHTLEVALTTTNRGDTPLPYYAGHHFYFALPHGERAETTLELPPTHRREQRPDGAISAPEPGEARYALDDARIHDRFHCLDGVPATPVRIVMPGRRRTIEIVLDVPGSIPWYAVTTWTEKPDSDFYCVEPWLGLPDAIHNGLGLRMLAPGATETATLRIRVSPLAA; this is encoded by the coding sequence ATGCCGACCTTCCAGCAACACGACATTCACGAACTTCACGCCGGCCCGTCGCTCGTCCGGGTCGCTCCGCAATTCGGCGGCCGCCTGCTGTCATGGGATGTCGACGGCGAACCGGTCATCTTCTGGCCGGAAACGGCCGACTGGAGCAACCTCGCGCGCGTGCGCGGCGGCAACCCGCTGCTGTTCCCGTTCCTCGGCCGTCACCGCGTCGACGGCGAGCTCGGCCGCTGGCGCGACGCCGCCGGTGTGGTGCGCGACCTGCCGATGCACGGCTTCGCGCGCGACCTGCCGTTCGCCGCGCAACCGTCGGCCGACGGCGCCGCGTTATCGATGACGCTCGGCGCGACCGACGCGCTCAAGGCGGGCTACCCGTTCGATTTCCGGTTCGAAACGACCTACCGGCTGGCCGACTCGCACACGCTCGAAGTCGCGCTGACGACGACCAATCGCGGCGACACGCCGCTGCCCTACTACGCCGGTCACCATTTCTATTTCGCGCTGCCGCATGGCGAGCGCGCCGAAACCACGCTCGAACTGCCGCCCACGCATCGGCGCGAACAGCGCCCCGACGGCGCCATCAGCGCGCCAGAGCCCGGCGAAGCGCGCTACGCGCTCGACGACGCGCGCATTCACGACCGCTTCCACTGCCTCGACGGCGTGCCGGCCACGCCGGTGCGCATCGTGATGCCGGGCCGGCGCCGCACGATCGAGATCGTGCTCGACGTGCCGGGCTCGATCCCGTGGTACGCGGTCACGACCTGGACCGAAAAGCCGGATTCCGACTTCTATTGCGTCGAACCGTGGCTCGGCCTGCCGGACGCGATCCACAACGGCCTCGGGCTGCGCATGCTCGCGCCGGGCGCGACCGAAACGGCCACGCTGCGGATTCGCGTCAGCCCGCTTGCGGCCTGA
- a CDS encoding peptidoglycan DD-metalloendopeptidase family protein, which translates to MFGTTTKRLFAAACAALLVACGSAPVGPGFYRVERGDTLYKIARDNRTSVSNIVRWNQMTNPDAIEVGQVLRVAPPPGTTTSSSASVGTGSAGRSRPAPSAPSAPAQSAVKPATSIALVWPAAGNVVRTFDGSKSKGIDIANSPGTPVVAAAPGVVVYAGNGLRGYGNLIILKHNADYLTAYAHNRALLVKEGQSVTQGQSIAEMGNSDSDRVALHFELRYGGRSIDPSRYLPAR; encoded by the coding sequence ATGTTCGGAACAACAACGAAGCGACTCTTCGCAGCCGCCTGCGCCGCCCTGCTCGTCGCGTGCGGCTCCGCGCCCGTCGGCCCCGGGTTCTATCGCGTCGAGCGCGGCGATACGCTCTACAAGATCGCGCGCGACAACCGCACGTCGGTATCGAACATCGTGCGCTGGAACCAGATGACGAACCCCGATGCAATCGAAGTCGGCCAGGTGCTGCGCGTCGCGCCGCCGCCCGGCACGACGACATCGTCGTCGGCGAGCGTCGGCACCGGCAGCGCGGGACGCAGCCGCCCTGCACCGTCCGCACCGTCCGCACCGGCCCAATCGGCCGTGAAGCCGGCCACGAGCATCGCGCTGGTCTGGCCCGCGGCCGGCAACGTGGTCCGCACGTTCGACGGCTCGAAATCGAAGGGTATCGACATCGCGAACTCGCCGGGCACGCCGGTGGTCGCGGCCGCGCCGGGTGTGGTGGTTTACGCGGGTAACGGGCTGCGCGGCTACGGCAACCTGATCATCCTCAAGCACAATGCCGACTACCTGACCGCCTACGCACACAACCGTGCGCTGCTGGTGAAGGAAGGCCAGTCGGTCACGCAGGGGCAATCGATCGCCGAGATGGGCAACAGCGACAGCGATCGCGTCGCGCTGCATTTCGAGTTGCGCTACGGCGGCCGGTCGATCGACCCGTCACGCTACCTGCCGGCGCGCTGA
- a CDS encoding beta-ketoacyl synthase N-terminal-like domain-containing protein, which produces MPARVVVTGLGIVSCLGNSLDGVSAALRTGRSALARVDAWRARGFRSQVAGVASVAAEPPFARKHERFMGDTARFAAHAAAKAIDDAALDPVRLRSPRAGAIVGSGIGSMAAYDDAMAIAAQRGIDKTPPYVVPKAMSSTASACVAQLFGIEGIAYSPSSACTSSALAIGQAMQLIRSGCQDVVLAGGSDALHDNMTLMFDAMGVLSGRFNDTPDQASRPYGIGRDGFVIASGAGILVLESLEHARSRGARIHAELVGFGQCTDNAGMAAPHAPGIARAMRMALEGDARRPDYVNTHAPSTPLGDVEELAALADVFGDDVPAFSSTKGMTGHPLGASGAHEAIYTILMMRDGFIAGTSVDGTPDPAVGRMPLVRTARDARIERALSVSFGFGGSCASLLLDAWKGD; this is translated from the coding sequence ATGCCTGCGCGCGTCGTCGTCACGGGGCTCGGCATCGTGTCGTGCCTCGGCAATTCGCTCGACGGCGTGTCGGCGGCGCTGCGCACGGGCCGCTCGGCGCTCGCGCGCGTCGATGCATGGCGCGCGAGGGGGTTCCGCAGCCAAGTCGCGGGCGTCGCCAGTGTCGCGGCGGAGCCGCCGTTCGCGCGCAAGCACGAGCGCTTCATGGGCGACACCGCGCGCTTCGCCGCGCATGCGGCGGCGAAGGCGATCGACGACGCGGCGCTCGATCCCGTGCGATTGCGTTCGCCGCGCGCGGGCGCGATCGTCGGCTCCGGCATCGGCTCGATGGCCGCCTATGACGACGCGATGGCGATTGCCGCGCAGCGCGGCATCGACAAGACGCCGCCTTACGTCGTGCCCAAGGCGATGAGCAGCACCGCGTCGGCCTGCGTCGCCCAGCTGTTCGGCATCGAAGGCATCGCGTATTCGCCGTCGTCCGCGTGCACGAGCTCGGCGCTCGCGATCGGGCAGGCGATGCAGTTGATCCGGTCCGGCTGCCAGGACGTCGTGCTGGCGGGCGGCAGCGACGCGCTGCACGACAACATGACGCTGATGTTCGATGCGATGGGCGTGTTGTCCGGTCGATTCAACGACACGCCCGACCAGGCGTCGAGACCTTACGGCATCGGCCGCGACGGCTTCGTGATCGCGTCGGGCGCGGGCATCCTCGTGCTCGAATCGCTCGAGCACGCACGCTCGCGCGGCGCGCGGATCCATGCGGAGCTGGTCGGCTTCGGCCAGTGCACCGACAACGCGGGCATGGCGGCGCCGCATGCGCCGGGGATCGCGCGGGCGATGCGGATGGCGCTGGAGGGCGACGCGCGGCGTCCCGACTACGTGAACACGCACGCGCCGTCGACGCCGCTCGGCGACGTCGAGGAACTGGCGGCGCTCGCGGACGTGTTCGGCGACGACGTGCCCGCGTTCTCGTCGACGAAGGGGATGACCGGCCATCCGCTCGGCGCGAGCGGCGCGCACGAGGCGATCTACACGATCCTGATGATGCGCGATGGCTTTATCGCGGGCACGTCCGTCGACGGGACGCCCGATCCCGCGGTCGGCCGCATGCCGCTCGTGCGTACCGCGCGCGACGCGCGGATCGAGCGGGCGCTGTCGGTCTCGTTCGGATTCGGCGGCAGTTGCGCGAGCCTGTTGTTGGACGCCTGGAAAGGCGATTGA